The following is a genomic window from Babesia bovis T2Bo chromosome 4 map unlocalized Chr4_1, whole genome shotgun sequence.
TTGTTTTAATGGCACGCATACGTACCTTTGCTGTGGAAATGTTGTCTGCACAGGTGGCACGTTTACATCAATCATATGTGCAATCTTGACGGCTATTCGCCAGTCAAATAGTAACAAGCACAGTTATCACTCTTCATTAATGGGTAAAAAGGCTATGTCATATTTGTCCACAACGGAAGTTTTATGTTTCCCACCATGGACCTTCTGAATTATGCGCCTTGCAGCCGATATTACAGGATCTAGCTTATTTGACTTGGACGACTTTGGCAGATACTCTGAGAGAATTATTTGACGATTGCCGATGCGTGCCCCGTTTAAAGAAAGTAAAGTTCTAGTGGCAATCTCCGGTGTGGAAAATTTGATGTAGCCGTAACCTTTGTGGCGTTCTGCAACATTATAAAAAGCAAGATGAAGTAACCAACGAGTGTACTTGTCCTTGAACAACTTGGTGGACGTTGTAAGTGGGCCGTGGATATAATGTAGGAGGTAATCTATTGCATCCTGGGTAATCTCGGGATCAACATTGTTGATGAAAAGTATCTTTGCGTCCGTCAACACATGATCCTTGGATAACTTAACACGCTCATAGGTCAGCTCTTGTACGTGGCTTCGGCGTATATCACGCATACGGCTGATTCCATGTGGACGTTTACCTGTCTTCGTTTTGAACTGAGCAAACAGTCCCCGCCGCAGCTGCGTTGTAGGTGTCTAAGGCATTAAGTGAAACATAAATGTGATAGAAGACCTACTGTAATCACCTTTTGAGTAACATAACATATAGAAGGGTAATAATAGACAAATATCAACAGTGCATAAGAGCAAGATAATATACCCATGTTAAGCATAATACACTCCACCTATGTGCCATGCCATAAATTGGAATCCTGGAgtattatatcatataaaatcTCATCATTTCATATATTGTACACCGGCAGAAATAGTGTTCTCCATTGAAATTAATAAGACCGATACGCGATGGGTGTCCACTACACACCGACGATGTAATTTTATCTGTTCGTTTGGCATATACCTTGCTCTATTAACTATGTAGCAACACTAATCAGTCACAAAGATGGGACCTTCCACTGCACAGGCCGAGGTACTGAGGAGAGTTAGGTTCGCGCAGAACAGAAGTGCATATAATACTGTTAATTGCACAACGGCGTCGTCCAATAAGGGAAATGTATATCTAGTGGAACCTTACGATAGTATCAAGGGCACGAGACAGCTTGAATTTATAAAAAAGGCATTTGCTTCCAGAAGGAATTCAAAGAAAGGACCCTTCCAGAAACTCTTCGCTCCTCATGTGTATTCAAATCTCTTTGGAGACCCTAGTTATTACTCCAATAATGAGCTACACAATACCTGTATTGCTGCAACTGAGATGCAGCTTGTTGATCGTCATTTTTGGTGGCAAATAGGTAGGCTACTTTATATCCTGGTTAAATCACTATGCAGCTGGTAAACTGAGGAAAGTGAGAGATGTTATGGAGATTAAAGCATTGCTTCAATGCATGGAATGCTTGGTTAGAGTAAAATATTATGATCGAGACCTCTTGCGTCTGTTGTCTAGGGAATTCACCGACGATATGCATAAACTAGACCTAATGGAAATCGCAAAAGTCTTACAGTGCTACGCTCGCATGAATGTCTATTCGCCAGATCTCGTGAATGCTGCTGGTTATGTTACAACATCATACCTAATGGACTGTATTAAAAGAGATGTTCCATTTGACCAGCTCCGCAGCAGTGATAACGATGATAATCAGAAGCTCTCCAGTTCATTGCCAACTACGTTGGGCATCCTCGCCAAGTGTTTCCGTATGTTCCGTTATAAAAACAGAGATCTGTACTTATCCATCGCATATATGGGTGTGAAGCATTGGAATGACCAGAATGTCGATAGCAGCTGCGCGCTATTTGCTTACCTTGATCCAAAGGACTTTAGTTTGGATTTAGCGGTAGGAGTAGATGACGCATATGCAAAGAATGCGCGAGATGTAGAGACGAATACAGTGCTTGCGCTGGTAAAGCAACTGGAACATATCCCAGACAACTTTGCCATGAGATATACCAACAGCATAACGGACGAGGTGGATATTACCTGTATATTACCCCCTAATACTGGGCCAAATGCCACGGGTTACGTGAAAGCAGCCTATGATTTTTGTGCTGCAGTTCGGCTGCTGAAAATTATGGTCAAGGCCTTGTCAAGGCTAGCCAACATTGTTACCGACGGTTACAACCTAACGGGAGTGAATGTTAACAGCATCTTTGACTCCATGATGGAGAAGATAGGTACGATAGCGAAAAGGCTGATGGCATCATACGAGACTTTGGAAGTCAGTACAAAAACCCTGTACAGTGGTTTCACGGGGTCAGTATCGGGTGGAAATGAAGTACACAATATGATTCGTAACACTACAATGTTTTGCccatatataacagcatCGCGACATATGATAATAGATTCAATGCTACATGCTGTTTGCGCCGTCAACTCCACAATGCGCCTAAGGGTTAGTAACGAAacttgaatatatatggttTGCAGATATTAAATCGTACATCGCAAGCAGGTATGGACAACTCAACGGATATCTTTAATCTGATAGTTGAAGACAGTAATGTGAGTTCAAGGCTGTACGCTTACGCCAGTGGAGTTCAACTGTCGTTGGATGAGTCCAGGATCCTGGCTGGTTTTCTAGAAGCTGTTAAACTGCATGGCTGCGCTCTGCAATCGGCTGGATTGGTTGCAACTGCCATTGAAACGCTAGCCGTGGTTTCATGCATGGACTCTCAAGTTACAAACATGCAACTTGAGGACATACAAACGGTAAGTGATCAACTTGCACTTGAAGCAATGAAGAACTTGGTTAGTTTCAGTTTGGAAGACCGATGCAGGATGCTATCAGCACTGCGTAATGGAATGCTGAAACCGAATCCATACCTGGAGCATGGTATTGTCAAGACTACCAAGCTCATACGTAAGAAGCGGCGTCATGAGATTGTTGCAGAGCATCCTTTTTGCAACCTCTTAAAGGAGGTAGCAGTGCCCGAGCAATATGCAGCTGCGTCACAAGAAACGAGTGCAATAACCGATGTTAAATAGTATATAGTGTCATTTATTACATGGTTGTTATGAGCAACGGGCATTGAGTAGTCTGAATTGAGTTACAAGAGCCCCGGCAATTTGACTAAAGGCGTAACGCCATGACCATAACGCCACTTTCAAGCGTAGCTGTTTTCTGTTGAGCGTTTTTCGTATTTGCTACGATTAGCTTTTCAGCTCCCGCTGGTTCCTCAGACCTTCCCCTCTGTATGTATGAAGCCACGTGTGTTCGCAGAGAGTGCCAGGCTAACACCCGTTGCATGGTATCTGTCATTGGACTTGTCCATTCCACATGGTGATACTGCTTAATGATACGGTACGCAGATAAGCTCCATTGAGTCAGCGCCAGGCGCTAGCTACATTGACTATCGGTTTAATGGTCTGGCCAAACGGCAAATAGTGAAGCAGCAAATGTCGAGTAAAATAACATTCGCAGCATCCGCTGGAGATTCCCCCTGTGCCCTCTAGGCATTAAACGCACGGAGACTTTCCCCGTAGTGTATAGGCTCAACCCGTGTGTTCACTACGAAGTAGCTTCGCGACCGTATCTACCCGTACCCTGTATATCATGAGTGTTTCAGTATGTAATTAAGCCTTGTCTGTGCTAATAATTGGCACGCGTCGTGCAATGGTTGTCGCGTGTCACCCTTGCACATTTTATCTACGATGCACTTTGACGAAGTCTGCTGCGTAAGGCAGGCCACGCTTCGATAGCATCGTATTTATCACAATGTGTTTGATTTAACCAGAATCAGGGCTTTTAATGGTAACTTCACTGGGTGTAATAGACACCGGCGTATCAGTGGAAGGAGAAGAGTTATCATCATTTCTGGCTGGTTGGGTGTGTTGACAACTTACCCATGGTGTGATGAATGGACGATTGTCCAATGAGAGACACCGTCGTGTAGATGACGGTATCTGAAACGGTGGAAGGTTGATATTGTCAAGTCACTGCAATCCCCATCGGGTAAAACCCCGAATAGCACCAAATCAACTCCACAATGATAATCCAACCCTTGACCACATGTATGTAATGTTGAGTACTAGACCCATTCCACACCGTCCCTATCCCTCCTACTCCTCACCCCCTTACCACAAAGACACTCCCACATCAACTCTACCCTACCCCGAACACCCCTCCTACTGCTACACATGTAGCACGCCGGGATAAATCTCAGCGGATCGCAAGTCAAGCCCACTCTCGCGCTTACAATACCCGGGTGCGGCAAAGTCGTCTACAGAGCATGTATCGCCCGTGCGATTAGGATTAAGATTCGGAGAAGCAAAAAATATGGCGCAGCAAAAGCGCACGGGCGGTGTGTGGCGGCGGTACAGCACGGATTCTGACTTAGAGGCGTTCAGTCATTATCCGACGGATGGTAGCGTCGCGGCACTGGCTCTTCAGCCAACCGCATTAACCAAGTATCCGAGTCCACTGTTCCTCTCGTACTAGGTGGAGTTACTGGCGCGCCGCGGACATCAGTAGGGTAAAACTAACCTGTCTCACGACGGTCTAAACCCAGCTCACGTTCCCTATTAGCGGGTGAACAATCCGACACTTTGAGACTTCTGCATCTCAATGATAGGAAGAGCCGACATCGAAGGATCAAAAAGCAACGTCGCTATGAACGCTTGGCTGCCACAAGCCAGTTATCCCTGTGGTAACTTTTCTGACACCTCTAGCCGCACGTCTCGCGGGCAAAAAGGATCGATAGGCCATGCTTGCACAGTTTGTATTTTTACTGAAAATCAAAATCAAGCGAGCTTTTCCCCTTTTGGTCAACGTGAGATTTCTGTCCTCACTGAGCTCGCCTTGGGACACCTGCGTTATCCTTTAACAGATGTACCGCCCCAGTCAAACTCCCCACCTGGCCCTGTCTCCCGCCCGAGAGGGGAAAGCAACAAAGAAGAAGCATAACGGAATAAGCAAGACAACATCGAGGGTAGTGGTATTTCAAGGGCGCCGGAGCTCCCACCTATGCTACACCCCCCAAGTCGTCTCACAGAGCCGGACTAGAGTGAAGCTCAACAGGGTCTTCTTTCCCCGCTGATTTTGCCAAGCCCGTTCCCTTGGCTGTGGGTTCGCTAGATGGCAGATAGGGACAGTGGGAATCTCGTTAATCCATTCATGCGCGTCACTAATTAGATGACGAGGCATTTGGCTACCTTAAGAGAGTCATAGTTACTCCCGCCGTTTACCCGCGCTTGGTTGAATTTCACCACGTTGACATTCAGAGCACTGGGCAGAAATCACATTGCGTCAACACCCGTGGGGGCCATCGCAATGCTTGGTTTTAATTAAACAGTCGGATTCCCCTTGTCCGCTCCAGTTCTGAGTTGGCCGTTCATCGCGCAGGACGTCGAGAGCAGCGCGCAAAGGGCGCGCGGCGCCCCTTGGGAAAAGAGCGGAGCGCGACCGAAGCGAGCGGCAATCGGGTCGAAGCGCCCGGCCCCCAGAGCCAATCCTTATCCCGAAGTTACGGATCCATTTTGCCGACTTCCCTTATCTGCCTTGCTCTATCGACCAGAGGCTGCTAACCTAGGAGACCTGATGCGGTTATCGGTACGGACGGGGGTGGAACACTGGCTTGGCGCTTCAGGGGCTCTTGCAGGCGCACCGGACAGGTCGAAAGTTGACCTGCAATGCCAGGAGCAAACCCGTATCGCCGCGTAAAGCGATTCCACGGGCAGGCGCCTGTTAACAAGCAAAGACAACGCTTGCCGGGGCATGCACGAACGGAGCCAAGCCAGCTTGTGTTGCCACCGATCCACGACCCGGCTCAGGAATGTTAACCTGATGCCCTGTCACGCAAAGGAGCGAAGCTCACGTCGGCGCCGAGAGGCTGGCGTTTAGGACCGGCTAAACCATGGCCAAGCAATGTTCCCATGGAACCCTGCTCCACATCGGCCTTCAAGGATCTCGCTTGAATAGttgctactaccaccaaGATCTGCACTAGGCAGGGCTCCACGCGGGCTTGCGCGCCGCGCTTCAAAGCCGAGCCCACGTCCTCCTACACATGGCCAAAGAGGCCATGGCCGGGTTTCGGTAACCTGCTTGAGCGCCATCCATTTTCAGGGCAAGTTCATTCGGCAGGTGAGTTGTTACACACTCCTTAGCGGGTTTCGACTTCCATGACCACCGTCCTGCTGTCTAAATGAACCAACACCTTTTATGGTATCTGATGAGCAGGTATTTGGGCACCTTAACCCGGCGTTAGGTGCAGCCCTCATCGCCAGTTCTGCTTACCAAAAATGGCCCACTAGGAATCGACATTCGGCCCGGGGCGTCAGAGAAGCACGCCCGGGGATCTTACCAATTTAAAGTTTGAGAATAGGTCAAGGGGCACGGCCCCCCGATACCTCTAATCATTAGCTTTACCTGGTAAAACTGAGAGCGGGCGAGGCCCGGGAGATTCCAGCTATCCTGAGGGAAACTTCGGAGGAAACCAGCTACTAGATGGTTCGATTAGTCTTTCGCCCCTATACCCAGGTTTGACGAACGATTTGCACGTCAGTATCGCTGCGGACCTCCACCAGGCTTTCGCCTGGCTTCATCCTACCCAGGCATAGTTCACCATCTTTCGGGTCCTACCAAGTGTGCTAGACGCGACGAAAAACGCCGGATGCGTGGGCGTGGAGACTGCAGGCAATTGCTTTCGCTGCGCGCGAGGGTGTGGAACCCGGGCACTCGCACACGTGATAGACTCCTTGGTCCGTGTTTCAAGACGGGTCGGTTGGAACTTGTACGGCGGGCATTGGGGGGCGCCGGTGAGAGAAGCCCAGAGACAGGGGAAACCGGGTAGGAGACCGAGTCAAAGGGGGTATCAATCAGAGGCACCGGAAAATGACCGAGGCCAGGTGCCGAGGCACAGGGCACAGCGTTCGTTCCAAAAGCTTCCCTACCAGCAATTTCAGGTACTTTTAACCCTCTTTACAGAGTGCTTTTCACCTTTCCCTCACGGTACTTGTAAGCTATCGGGCTCGCGCAAGTATTTAGTCTTGTGAGAAGACTACCTCACGTTGGCGCTCAAATCCCAAAGAACGCGACTCTGTGCGGGCGGACCTTGGAGTGGACGAAGTAACAATAGAACGGGGCTGTCACCCTCAGAGGCGTCCTGTTCCAAGAAACTTTATTGTAAATCGCCACCGGCGCCGCCGCTAAAGGCCACAAGGCGGGGCAGAGCCCGGCTTTGCACTTTGGACTGGTCCCGCTTCACTCGCCGTTACTAGGGGAATCATGGTTATTTTCTTGTCTGCCGCTTAGTTATATGCTTAAATTCAGCGGATAGCCTCGTACATCTCAGGAAAAGGAAAAAGTGGCACGGTCAAGGACCGTGCTCTAGTAGAGGGCACTTTGTGCCCCATGGACACTATAAATCTATCGTGTCGGGGTCACAGTGTGCCTCTAGTAAGAGCAGGGCTGACGCCCTGCCATGGCGGCATTGTGCCATATGGAAAATTCACTGAGATGGACGTACAAAGAGTGTGTTGGTTACGTTCAGAGGTCTAGCAATCGCAAGAAGTTGCAAATCATGCTGGATATCGCACTTTGCTGCGTCCTTCA
Proteins encoded in this region:
- a CDS encoding RNA recognition motif domain containing protein — translated: MLNMGILSCSYALLIFVYYYPSICYVTQKVITTPTTQLRRGLFAQFKTKTGKRPHGISRMRDIRRSHVQELTYERVKLSKDHVLTDAKILFINNVDPEITQDAIDYLLHYIHGPLTTSTKLFKDKYTQRHKGYGYIKFSTPEIATRTLLSLNGARIGNRQIILSEYLPKSSKSNKLDPVISAARRIIQKVHGGKHKTSVVDKYDIAFLPINEE